Proteins co-encoded in one Diprion similis isolate iyDipSimi1 chromosome 13, iyDipSimi1.1, whole genome shotgun sequence genomic window:
- the LOC124414039 gene encoding RAB6A-GEF complex partner protein 2 → MIDITAKLVKGPAYFSGELIECCITFGNPTNPNHQISQSHSDVFESLAWASAQVHCQCSTNGKAVLSEKLNSTQSAAINADTTFAPWQQDNGHVVLNTKPKILFCDLRLSPGESETYVYRERIPSDAPPSYRGQAVKYSYKITIGTQRVNSAIKLLRVPFRVLSLSELPDIAPCNDSVDLSPNNPFMETQQRDTPLDVAMQTLQNITARRSPNFYNVTNSRGRVVRFCLFKNSYKLGEDIVGTFDFSRATVSCAQVSVALQSEEHVAEGYRRARTSPALVSYNKHHEVCLGLKYSQLVLPIPLHVTPDFTTDLVTLKWRLHFEFVTTAKPVEMPDEKSSDWRGPSILDIETMIWDLPLRLHPTTTPPNAAQQTKYHITI, encoded by the exons ATGATCGATATCACGGCTAAATTAGTCAAAGGACCTGCATATTTTTCCGGCGAGTTGATCGAGTGCTGCATCACCTTCGGTAACCCTACAAACCCTAATCATCAGATATCCCAGAGCCACAG TGACGTGTTTGAAAGTCTAGCATGGGCGAGCGCACAGGTACATTGCCAATGCTCTACAAACGGTAAAGCGGTGCTGTCAGAAAAACTAAATTCTACCCAATCAGCAGCTATAAATGCAg ACACTACATTTGCTCCTTGGCAGCAGGACAATGGACACGTTGTTTTGAATACAAAACCAAAGATATTGTTCTGTGATCTCAGACTATCGCCAGGGGAAAGCGAGACTT ATGTATACCGGGAGAGAATTCCGAGCGATGCTCCACCCTCTTACAGAGGCCAGGCAGTTAAATATTCCTATAAAATTACAATCGGCACACAGCGGGTGAATTCTGCCATAAAACTACTACGAGTTCCGTTTAGAGTCCTTTCGTTGAGCG AACTACCTGATATTGCACCGTGCAACGACAGCGTCGATCTCAGTCCCAATAACCCATTTATGGAAACACAGCAGAGGGACACACCGTTAGATGTGGCCATGCAAACTTTACAG AACATCACGGCACGTCGCAGTCCCAATTTCTATAATGTAACAAACAGTCGTGGTCGTGTCGTTAGATTTTGCTTGTTCAAGAATTCCTACAAACTCGGGGAGGACATAGTAGGAACTTTTGACTTCTCAAGAGCCACCGTGTCCTGCGCCCAGGTTTCTGTGGCTCTACAGTCCGAAGAACATGTCGCCGAAGGTTACAGACGTGCGCGAACCTCGCCTGCGCTCGTTAGCTACAACAAACATCACGAGGTCTGCTTGGGACTGAAATACTCACAGCTGGTGTTACCCATTCCTCTTCACGTCACCCCTGATTTCACCACAGACTTGGTCACGCTCAAGTGGAGGCTACACTTTGAATTTGTTACCACTGCTAAACCTGTCGAAATGCCCGACGAGAAGTCCAGCGACTGGCGAGGTCCGTCAATCCTTGACATTGAAACTATGATCTGGGATTTGCCTCTGAGACTACACCCTACTACTACACCTCCCAATGCGGCTCAACAAACGAAATATCATATCACCATATAA
- the LOC124414036 gene encoding cephalotocin receptor 1-like isoform X2, giving the protein MQNLTSENSSIIELMTTGLNGTIENTNEKDDPRDEYLASWEIATLAAMFVAAVAGNSLVLLALYLRKYDAPKKNLTRMHFFILHLSVADVLTAILNVFPQLAWEITFRFQGGPILCKLVKFGQPLGPYLSSYILTATALDRYQAVCHPLTYSSFTSRRSKITVCLAWSLSLAFCTPQLIVFSYQEASPHIWDCWATFDPPSGERAYVTWYSISIFILPLLVLVYTYASICFVVWNNTGIVGEAHDTNGGLLRQRTIISRAKINSIRQMIAVITFYAVSSSPFIASLLWVTWDRNASTSPYFDGAAFAILTLMSSLNSCVNPWIYLTLNRELWLALIDRICPSRRNREETRRNCRKCKYTAHYIYRVCAPVRARVSV; this is encoded by the exons ATGCAAAATCTTACGAGTGAAAACTCGAGCATTATCGAATTAATGACGACCGGCTTAAATGGGACAATTGAAAATACTAACGAGAAGGATGATCCGCGAGATGAGTATTTGGCAAGTTGGGAAATCGCGACACTCGCTGCGATGTTCGTTGCGGCCGTGGCTGGAAATTCTTTGGTGCTGCTCGCCCTTTATCTCAGGAAATACGATGCTCCCAAGAAGAACTTGACGAGAATGCACTTCTTTATCCTACATCTTAGCGTAGCGGACGTCTTGACGGCAATTCTAAACGTATTCCCTCAGCTCGCTTGGGAGATTACTTTCAG GTTTCAAGGTGGGCCGATTCTTTGCAAATTAGTCAAGTTCGGTCAACCGCTCGGCCCTTACCTGAGCTCGTACATTTTGACGGCGACGGCACTGGATAGATATCAAGCAGTTTGCCATCCGCTCACCTATTCCAGCTTTACGTCCAGGAGGTCGAAAATTACCGTTTGCCTTGCATGGTCTTTATCCTTGGCATTCTGCACACCGCAG ttgattgttttttcgtaCCAAGAGGCCTCGCCGCATATTTGGGACTGCTGGGCTACCTTTGACCCGCCATCCGGGGAACGGGCTTACGTAACATG GTACAGcatatcaatatttatactGCCGCTACTGGTTCTCGTCTATACCTATGCTTCTATATGCTTTGTGGTATGGAATAATACCGGAATCGTCGGAGAGGCACACGATACGAACGGTGGTCTACTTCGTCAACGGACAATCATTTCCCGTGCAAAAATCAACTCGATCAGACAAATGATTGCCGTCATTACCTTCTACGCTGTTTCCAGCAGTCCCTTCATCGCATCTTTACTTTGGGTAACATGGGATCGGAATGCCTCAACATCACCTTATTTTGACG GTGCTGCATTTGCCATCCTCACTCTGATGAGTAGTTTGAACAGCTGCGTCAATCCGTGGATATATCTTACGTTGAATCGCGAACTCTGGCTAGCCTTGATCGACCGAATTTGCCCTTCGAGAAGGAATCGCGAAGAAACTCGGAGGAATTGTCGTAAATGCAAGTATACCGCACATTATATCTATCgtgtgtgtgcgcccgtgcgtGCGCGTGTGTctgtgtaa
- the LOC124414036 gene encoding cephalotocin receptor 1-like isoform X1: MQNLTSENSSIIELMTTGLNGTIENTNEKDDPRDEYLASWEIATLAAMFVAAVAGNSLVLLALYLRKYDAPKKNLTRMHFFILHLSVADVLTAILNVFPQLAWEITFRFQGGPILCKLVKFGQPLGPYLSSYILTATALDRYQAVCHPLTYSSFTSRRSKITVCLAWSLSLAFCTPQLIVFSYQEASPHIWDCWATFDPPSGERAYVTWYSISIFILPLLVLVYTYASICFVVWNNTGIVGEAHDTNGGLLRQRTIISRAKINSIRQMIAVITFYAVSSSPFIASLLWVTWDRNASTSPYFDGAAFAILTLMSSLNSCVNPWIYLTLNRELWLALIDRICPSRRNREETRRNCRKSDEHVPVSTITVVGTTDSSTVTADRRCCCCRCCCCCCCCCCFLFSSKSRRTGDFKLLSSVVSSVVC; this comes from the exons ATGCAAAATCTTACGAGTGAAAACTCGAGCATTATCGAATTAATGACGACCGGCTTAAATGGGACAATTGAAAATACTAACGAGAAGGATGATCCGCGAGATGAGTATTTGGCAAGTTGGGAAATCGCGACACTCGCTGCGATGTTCGTTGCGGCCGTGGCTGGAAATTCTTTGGTGCTGCTCGCCCTTTATCTCAGGAAATACGATGCTCCCAAGAAGAACTTGACGAGAATGCACTTCTTTATCCTACATCTTAGCGTAGCGGACGTCTTGACGGCAATTCTAAACGTATTCCCTCAGCTCGCTTGGGAGATTACTTTCAG GTTTCAAGGTGGGCCGATTCTTTGCAAATTAGTCAAGTTCGGTCAACCGCTCGGCCCTTACCTGAGCTCGTACATTTTGACGGCGACGGCACTGGATAGATATCAAGCAGTTTGCCATCCGCTCACCTATTCCAGCTTTACGTCCAGGAGGTCGAAAATTACCGTTTGCCTTGCATGGTCTTTATCCTTGGCATTCTGCACACCGCAG ttgattgttttttcgtaCCAAGAGGCCTCGCCGCATATTTGGGACTGCTGGGCTACCTTTGACCCGCCATCCGGGGAACGGGCTTACGTAACATG GTACAGcatatcaatatttatactGCCGCTACTGGTTCTCGTCTATACCTATGCTTCTATATGCTTTGTGGTATGGAATAATACCGGAATCGTCGGAGAGGCACACGATACGAACGGTGGTCTACTTCGTCAACGGACAATCATTTCCCGTGCAAAAATCAACTCGATCAGACAAATGATTGCCGTCATTACCTTCTACGCTGTTTCCAGCAGTCCCTTCATCGCATCTTTACTTTGGGTAACATGGGATCGGAATGCCTCAACATCACCTTATTTTGACG GTGCTGCATTTGCCATCCTCACTCTGATGAGTAGTTTGAACAGCTGCGTCAATCCGTGGATATATCTTACGTTGAATCGCGAACTCTGGCTAGCCTTGATCGACCGAATTTGCCCTTCGAGAAGGAATCGCGAAGAAACTCGGAGGAATTGTCGTAAAT CTGATGAACACGTACCTGTGTCGACAATCACAGTCGTAGGGACAACGGATTCCTCGACAGTTACTGCGGATCGTCGATGTTGTTGCTGTcgatgctgttgctgctgctgctgctgctgctgcttcttaTTCTCATCCAAGTCTAGGAGAACGGGAGATTTCAAACTACTCTCATCTGTAGTTTCGTCTGTCGTCTGTTAG
- the LOC124414031 gene encoding adipocyte plasma membrane-associated protein-like translates to MGYLKSIGTTFIYIGLFLALITFLPGLPPHAQFVEYNISPPQQFLIDALKSNNRLDHAEILFEGKLKGPESFASYNGELFTTLHGGDVVKIIGHHIVPVAKFGRPCDGVWMEKECGRPLGLQFDENGKLYVADTYNGIFKVDVVTGNYDMVVDISKPIEGTLPILVNSVDIAKNGDIYWTDSSRDFTLQDGVYTCLANPSGRLIKYDSLTKRNIVLVANLGFANGVKLSKDESFVVVAETMTSRLLKFHLKGDKAGTAELFIQGLPGLPDNIHTDGGDGFLVSLVVTADADHPILVHSLAPHPYIRKMLARFLYLLEAPFKLIEDIYPNYYTKRTVHWIGHFESLKFLHHESVVVLRIGFDGKIIDVLYTNDGKISGISSAYIFKDHLYLGSPYNEYLARVPLSRAFPAMKMESKNVVSDNVVERQDAKNAPKSTEDSKLSSSAATPVSSGTPKPKPGPSITKPKQAPSQQQAKVTPPTRQQKPVTASPTNQQQQPVTTAAPTRQQQPTSTVSPPRQQQPVTVTPPKRQEQQQQQQATANPTKAEKEMMPESVKVVPAPQPAQPSPILHKTSVEGGSEHRERIKPGTAQKPNVGQQATLRPSPQPVPTKQSTTHPPQAATENPSKAQKQSPQPVPVTGRNN, encoded by the exons ATGGGATACCTAAAGTCTATAGGAACCACATTCATCTATATTGGATTATTCCTGGCGCTTATCACTTTTCTACCTGGCCTACCACCACATGCACAGTTTGTTGAATACAA TATATCGCCACCACAGCAGTTCCTAATCGATGCCCTGAAATCGAACAACAGGCTGGATCATGCCGAAATTCTGTTTGAAGGGAAGCTAAAGGGCCCTGAATCTTTTGCCTCATATAACGGGGAATTGTTCACCACATTGCATGGAGGCGACGTTGTTAAGATTATAGGGCATCACATTGTACCTGTCGCCAAGTTTGGTAGACCGTGCG ATGGAGTCTGGATGGAAAAAGAATGTGGTCGACCCTTAGGTTTACAATTTGATGAAAACGGTAAATTGTACGTTGCCGATACTTATAATGGTATCTTCAAAGTGGATGTCGTGACGGGAAATTATGACATGGTCGTTGATATTTCAAAGCCGATCGAGGGTACGTTACCCATCCTCGTCAATAGCGTGGACATCGCCAAAAATGGAGACATATACTGGACCGACTCATCCCGAGATTTTACTCTTCAGGACGGTGTTTACACATGTCTGGCAAATCCATCGGgcag gtTAATCAAATATGATTCACTGACTAAGCGGAATATTGTACTAGTCGCAAACCTCGGCTTTGCTAATGGAGTCAAACTGAGTAAGGATGAGAGCTTTGTAGTGGTAGCTGAGACAATGACATCTCGCCTGTTGAAATTTCATCTCAAAGGAGACAAGGCCGGCACTGCCGAATTGTTTATACAAGGCCTTCCTGGTTTACCAGACAACATCCATACGGATGGTGGGGATGGATTTTTGGTCAGCCTGGTAGTTACTGCTGATGCTGATCATCCCATACTCGTGCATTCCTTAGCACCCCATCCGTATATAAGAAAAATGCTAGCTAGGTTTCTCTACTTACTCGAAGCCCCGTTTAAGCTTATCGAGGACATTTATCCAAATTATTATACCAAGAGAACTGTTCATTGGATTGGCCATTTTGAAAGTCTTAAATTTCTACACCATGAAAGCGTTGTTGTGCTTAGAATCGGCTTTGATGGTAAGATCATAGACGTATTATACACTAACGATGGAAAAATCAGCGGAATAAGTTCAGCATACATATTCAAAGATCATTTATATCTTGGTTCACCATACAACGAATATCTGGCTAGGGTGCCATTGAGTCGGGCCTTTCCAGCTATGAAAATGGAATCCAAAAATGTTGTCTCCGATAACGTAGTTGAACGGCAAGACGCAAAAAATGCACCTAAATCTACCGAAGATTCCAAGCTGTCCAGTTCAGCTGCTACGCCAGTTTCGAGTGGAACACCAAAGCCTAAACCAGGACCATCTATAACAAAACCCAAGCAGGCACCTTCCCAACAACAGGCTAAAGTCACCCCACCAACTCGGCAGCAGAAGCCAGTGACTGCTTCTCCGACGAATCAACAACAGCAGCCTGTCACTACAGCTGCGCCAACTCGGCAACAGCAGCCCACGTCTACAGTTTCACCACCTCGGCAACAGCAGCCAGTCACCGTTACTCCACCGAAACGTcaagaacaacaacagcaacaacaagcGACAGCGAATCCAACAAAAGCAGAGAAGGAAATGATGCCCGAATCAGTGAAAGTAGTTCCTGCACCTCAGCCTGCACAACCCTCACCTATATTGCATAAAACGTCAGTGGAAGGAGGGAGTGAACATAGGGAACGCATAAAACCTGGTACTGCACAAAAACCAAACGTAGGTCAGCAGGCAACATTAAGGCCTTCTCCACAACCGGTACCTACGAAGCAATCAACTACGCATCCCCCTCAAGCGGCAACAGAAAATCCGAGCAAAGCTCAAAAGCAGTCACCTCAGCCCGTGCCGGTAACCGGTCGAAATAACTAA
- the LOC124414046 gene encoding MAD2L1-binding protein-like: MLGRKKIEELEVHVKLEEPLTSDSCCKLILELVKYLLYQKQQIPVSYEYLLRLGSSSVGVTDRSLATARATLSCLENISEHLNIELCRESAVVKEIVISMGATILAPKFCLRVSLPPEILSGQCHFKQQHSPRKPLLNLMRSITESGEFQEAMALPLMPTNTFFLLQKSDSNKVSEFFVPKPRYTVSNVTAGSRFHLKLSHKSQEMWNCNCKNTVSVYRDRDVSYLESAPSQNTAENGSTEKMFEGIQDSIYQWYQSRDIIKGFKFSR; this comes from the exons ATGTTGGGGCGAAAGAAAATCGAGGAGTTAGAAGTGCATGTGAAATTAGAAGAACCTTTAACTAGTGACTCGTGttgcaaattaattttggAGCTGGTCAAATATCTGTTGTATCAGAAGCAACAGATTCCGGTGAGCTATGAGTATTTACTGCGACTGGGATCTTCGTCGGTAGGAGTCACTGACCGGAGTTTGGCAACGGCGAGAGCAACATTGAGTTGCCTGGAGAATATTTCAGAACATTTGAACATCGAATTATGTCGCGAGAGTGCAGTGGTAAAGGAAATCGTTATATCAATGGGCGCGACGATACTTGCTCCAAAATTCTGCCTTCGAGTGAGCCTGCCCCCAGAAATACTCAGCGGACAGTGCCATTTCAAGCAGCAGCATTCCCCCCGTAAGCCGCTGTTGAACCTCATGAG ATCCATAACAGAGAGCGGAGAGTTTCAAGAGGCTATGGCCTTGCCTTTGATGCCAACGAATACGTTTTTCCTCTTACAAAAAAGTGATTCCAACAAAGTGTCCGAATTCTTTGTGCCTAAACCACGGTACACGGTATCTAATGTAACGGCAGGAAGTCGTTTTCACCTGAAGCTATCCCATAAAAGTCAGGAAATGTGGAATTGTAATTGCAAGAATACAGTAAGCGTATATCGAGATCGAGATGTTTCGTATTTGGAATCGGCACCAAGTCAGAACACAGCAGAAAACGGCAGtactgaaaaaatgtttgaaggGATCCAAGATAGTATATACCAATGGTATCAGTCCAGAGACATTATCAAAGGCTTCAAGTTTTCTCGGTGA
- the LOC124414043 gene encoding probable alpha-ketoglutarate-dependent hypophosphite dioxygenase, producing MGVLKYLKPEDKEFYEKNGFVKLSGIFSEAEMEEISQEYNELFERKTRENQEGLESAWVGDRMKQEAGSDDYTVKAIHNLQMHSSVFTRVIMNSKLLDAMEDVLGTPDVLLHHTKAHIKPPENGAPYLMHQDYPYFPFKNHTMVAVFLHLDDTTPENGGLAVYPGSHKLGPLADKGVTDEQGEQYHWVDQNKWPLKGATPISAKKGEIIVFSYLLLHGSYLNLSDRPRRMFLLQLRAADDEPTRACHQSPAQNLVLRGRNVQRSANMATRFAD from the exons ATGGGTGTTTTAAAGTATCTGAAGCCTGAGGACAAGGAGTTTTATGAGAAAAATGGATTCGTCAAGCTGAGTGGAATATTCAGCGAAGCTGAGATGGAAGAGATTTCCCAAGAATACAACGAACTTTTTGAGCGCAAGACCAGAGAGAATCAAGAGGGACTGGAATCCGCATGGGTTGGGGATAGGATGAAGCAAGAGGCCGGGTCTGATGATTACACG GTAAAGGCGATCCACAACTTACAAATGCACAGTTCTGTTTTCACCAGAGTGATAATGAATTCGAAGCTGCTAGATGCCATGGAAGATGTGCTGGGTACTCCAGATGTCTTGTTGCATCACACCAAGGCGCACATAAAGCCCCCTGAGAATGGAGCACCTTATTTGATGCATCAAGATTATCCTTACTTTCCCTTCAAAAATCACACCATGGTAGCCGTATTCTTACACCTGGATGATACGACTCCGGAGAATGGAGGCTTAGCAGTTTACCCAGGAAGTCATAAACTTGGTCCTCTGGCTGACAAAGGTGTAACGGATGAGCAGGGTGAGCAATATCACTGGGTAGATCAGAACAAATGGCCATTGAAGGGAGCAACCCCTATCTCGGCAAAGAAGGGAGAGATAATAGTTTTTTCTTACCTCCTCCTTCACGGATCATACTTGAATCTCTCCGACCGTCCCCGAAGGATGTTCCTCTTACAACTCAGAGCCGCAGATGATGAACCTACGAGAGCATGTCACCAGTCACCGGCACAAAATCTTGTCCTTCGTGGTAGGAATGTGCAGCGTAGCGCAAACATGGCCACACGATTCGCTGACTAA
- the LOC124414045 gene encoding uncharacterized protein LOC124414045, protein MPLDMRLLTKHKQLIERDANDISILWKLLQMLFYCVSAIAGYVTTHAFFILQDLFERRCILWATPRLEPDRMIWGAGTVNDRISSMGQPWQDRLTVSHNTQHHCSAIQIISILSCICGIVGFSFFSICGRGGYQVGIYYSPWRLVGPAVLFNLCLTLLTWQSACNFQDGFHHFQYRLNEMLNQSGYEPIMEYVQTGKENTFNRLVLKYYGITKISSWVEAAAWVMGLTILVLRVVNVTDFRLLKISVYAHETGDEEHRDESLRYRLEES, encoded by the exons ATGCCTTTG GACATGCGGCTCCTAACGAAACATAAACAGTTAATTGAACGCGATGCCAACGACATTTCAATACTATGGAAATTACTACAAATGTTGTTCTACTGTGTTAGCGCAATAGCCGGCTATGTCACCACACAcgcattttttatacttcag GATTTATTTGAGCGTCGTTGCATATTGTGGGCGACGCCAAGATTGGAACCGGATCGGATGATATGGGGGGCAGGTACCGTTAATGACCGCATCTCGTCCATGGGACAACCTTGGCAAGACAGGCTAACAGTTAGTCACAATACGCAACATCATTGCTCTGCGATACAGATAATATCGATTCTTTCGTGTATCTGTGGTATTGTTGGGTTCTCTTTCTTCTCCATATGTGGGCGCGGAGGTTACCAAGTTGGAAT ATACTACAGTCCTTGGAGACTGGTTGGTCCAGCTGTACTTTTCAACTTATGTCTGACGTTGCTGACTTGGCAGTCGGCCTGCAATTTCCAAGACggatttcatcattttcaataCCGTCTCAATGAGATGCTAAATCAATCTGG ATATGAACCCATCATGGAATATGTGCAGACAGGCAAAGAAAACACCTTCAACAGACTTGTGTTGAAATATTATGGGATCACAAAG ATTTCATCTTGGGTGGAAGCTGCCGCTTGGGTCATGGGACTTACAATTCTGGTACTACGAGTTGTAAATGTCACCGACTTCAGGCTACTCAAAATCTCTGTATATGCCCACGAAACAGGAGATGAGGAACATCGAGACGAATCTCTTCGGTACAGACTTGAAGAATCATGA
- the LOC124414050 gene encoding probable phospholipid hydroperoxide glutathione peroxidase: MNGMWVLPHRLPTAILVILFSIGPTELVKASEGSTCSRNDRDRCSENKMEAFNQYTDWRSAGSMHEFTAKDIRGDDVSLSIYKGFVCIVVNVASQCGLTDSNYAQLEELYEKYRDTNKLKILAFPCDQFNGQEPGSSADIMKFARTYNVQFDMFEKVKVNGPDAHPLWKWLKERQGGFLGNAIKWNFTKFIVDKDGQPVDRFSPTTPPNDLEATLMGYL, translated from the coding sequence ATGAATGGAATGTGGGTGCTTCCGCATCGTCTTCCAACGGCGATACtcgtaattttgttttcaatcggACCAACGGAGCTGGTTAAAGCTTCCGAGGGCTCAACATGCTCGAGGAACGACCGAGATCGTTGCTCCGAGAACAAGATGGAAGCTTTCAATCAGTACACGGATTGGAGAAGCGCCGGCTCTATGCACGAGTTCACCGCGAAGGACATACGCGGCGACGACGTATCTCTTTCGATCTACAAAGGGTTTGTTTGCATTGTCGTTAACGTCGCGAGTCAGTGTGGACTCACAGACAGTAACTACGCCCAGCTCGAAGAACTTTACGAAAAGTATCGCGATACAAACAAGCTTAAGATATTAGCCTTCCCTTGCGACCAGTTCAACGGCCAGGAGCCTGGATCGTCCGCAGATATAATGAAGTTTGCAAGAACGTATAATGTGCAGTTCGACATGTTTGAAAAGGTCAAAGTTAACGGGCCCGACGCCCATCCCTTGTGGAAATGGCTTAAGGAAAGACAGGGTGGGTTTTTGGGAAACGCGATCAAGTggaattttacgaaatttatTGTCGACAAAGATGGCCAGCCCGTCGATCGTTTTTCACCAACCACTCCGCCCAATGACCTGGAGGCAACTCTTATGGGATACCTATAA